One segment of Candidatus Falkowbacteria bacterium DNA contains the following:
- a CDS encoding 30S ribosomal protein S5 encodes MTEEIKKTEEVKAEAKSDERRGNNAGGRRYGAGAGAGRGNRRGPRQEERVPDEFEQKIVDIARVTRVMAGGKRMRFRACVAIGNRKGKVAIGLAKGADVTLAVAKAVNQAKKDLVMVPIVKQTIPHAIEQKFGAARVLLKPAAAGRGIIAGGIVRTILELSGINNISSKVLGTNNKVNNAKCVIAALKNLRTGKPNSTGNSSAPSKKKEEETEK; translated from the coding sequence ATGACTGAAGAGATTAAAAAAACTGAAGAAGTAAAAGCTGAAGCCAAGAGTGATGAACGCCGTGGCAACAATGCCGGTGGTCGTCGCTATGGCGCCGGAGCTGGTGCTGGCCGTGGTAATCGCCGTGGTCCAAGACAGGAAGAACGCGTGCCAGATGAATTTGAACAAAAGATTGTTGATATTGCTCGTGTTACTCGTGTTATGGCCGGTGGTAAGCGTATGCGTTTCCGCGCTTGCGTTGCTATTGGTAACCGTAAAGGTAAAGTTGCTATTGGTTTAGCCAAAGGAGCAGACGTTACTTTAGCGGTCGCTAAGGCTGTTAACCAAGCTAAGAAAGATTTGGTCATGGTACCGATTGTAAAACAAACTATTCCTCACGCTATTGAACAGAAGTTCGGCGCCGCCCGCGTTTTGCTTAAGCCAGCGGCTGCTGGTCGCGGTATTATTGCCGGAGGTATTGTCCGTACAATTTTGGAATTAAGCGGTATTAACAACATTTCCAGTAAAGTATTAGGTACCAACAATAAAGTTAATAATGCCAAGTGCGTTATTGCGGCATTGAAAAATTTAAGAACTGGTAAACCAAATAGTACTGGTAACTCTTCCGCTCCTTCCAAGAAAAAGGAAGAAGAGACTGAAAAATAA
- the rplO gene encoding 50S ribosomal protein L15 produces MAFSLSTLKASVGASKKRKRVGRGNASGHGTYSTRGLKGQKSRSGVSGLKRLGMKKQLLAVPKKRGFASYKPKDQVVYFKNINASFVDGAHVNPKTLYAAGIVASATRRVKILSQGELKIKNLKFNNIYVSAVAKEKIEAASGLIK; encoded by the coding sequence ATGGCATTTTCATTATCCACTCTAAAAGCATCCGTTGGTGCAAGTAAAAAAAGAAAGCGTGTCGGTCGCGGTAACGCTTCTGGTCACGGTACTTATAGTACTCGCGGTCTAAAAGGACAAAAGTCACGTTCTGGTGTTTCTGGTTTGAAGCGCTTGGGTATGAAAAAGCAGTTATTGGCTGTCCCAAAGAAAAGAGGTTTTGCTTCTTATAAGCCAAAAGATCAGGTTGTTTATTTCAAAAATATTAATGCGTCTTTTGTTGATGGCGCTCATGTAAATCCAAAAACTCTCTACGCTGCTGGCATTGTTGCTAGCGCTACTCGCCGTGTTAAGATTTTGTCTCAAGGTGAGTTGAAAATCAAGAATCTTAAATTCAACAATATCTACGTTAGCGCAGTTGCTAAAGAAAAGATTGAAGCCGCTAGCGGTTTAATAAAATAA